CTCGCCTCCTGCTACCGGGAGTCCCTCCGGGTCGCCGACGAACTCGGCGCCCGCACGGTCGCGTTCCCGGCCGTCTCCACCGGCGTGTACCGGTGGCCGATGCACGACGCGGCCCGCATCGCCGTGGAGACGGTGCGGGCCGCGGAGACCGGCGTCGAGGAGGTCACGTTCGTCCTCTTCGACCGGCAGGCCTACGACACGTTCGCCGGACAGCTCGGCCGATGACGCGCGGGCCGGCCGCCCGGCCGGTCAGCCGAGCAGCCTGCGCTTCTGCTCGGCGAACTCCTCCTCGGTCAGCACCCCCTGCGCCTTCAGGTCGGCGAGCTGCTTGAGCTGGTCGATCTTCTCGGTCATCTCGTCGGCGGCCGGGGGCGGCGGCACGGCGGGATCGGGCGCCTGCGGCTGGGCGTACGCCTGCTGCTGGTCGTACTGCTGCTGGTCGTACTGCTGCTGCTGTGCGTAGTCCTGCTGCGCCCAGCGGCCCGCCTGCCGGCGGGAGACGCGGTTGGACACGGCGGTGGCGGTTCCGGCGACGACGGCGGTACGCGCGACGCCCCTGAGCAGTCCGGGCATGATCAGTCCTCTCCCACGGGGTTCAGGCGGCCGCGGAGCCGCCGGGCGGCACCGTCTCCTCCGTGGCGTCCAGCGCCGCCAGCAGGGCCTGCACGGGGATGCGCCCGCTCGCCACGAGCTGGGCGCCGCTGCGCCGCAGCGCGCGGGCCAGGGGAGCGGCCCACAGGTTCTCGTACACCAGCACCGCGGCCGAGTTGCCGGGCTCCAGCGCGGTGCCGGCCTCGTCGATGTCCGACTGGTCCAGCACCCCGGCCGAGGCCCCTTCGAACACGGTCAGGTCGATCTCGTCGCCGAGGTCCCGCAACTCCAGCGCGACGACCGAGCCGTCCGTCTCCTTGCGGACGAAGGCGAGGTCGATGATCCGGACGATGCCGCGCTCGGCGAGATCGACCAGCAGCGGGAACGCCTCGCCCGTCATGCGGTTGCCGGGGAACTCGATGACGAGGTAGTCGACGGGTCCCATTTCTTCGACGTCCATGAGCACTCCTCGGGAGCCGGATACGGCCGCCGCACGCGTGTCCCGCACGGTCCGTGTCACCGGCGGCGCCCCACGCCCGGTCGGCCTCCAGAGCCATTCCAGCACGGGGCGCAGGGCCTCGCACGTCCGTCCCGGGCCGGGGTCAACCGGTCAGCTGGTAGATGCTCTTGCCGACCAGCCAGAAGCCCAGCAGCAGGCAGAGGGCCACCACCGCCTGCTCCGAGTGCCGCTCCATCCAGGCGCGCAGCGCCAGCAGCCGCGCCCTCGCCGCCGTCGGGGAGAACACCACGTACAGCTCGACGGCCAGCAGGCTCGCGGTGGCGAGCACGCAGAACCCGAACAGCGCGAACCAGCTCGCGAGGTGGGACGTGTCCGCCTCCACCACCGTCGTCGCGCCCGCCGCGACCAGGCCCCAGGGCTGCAGGAGCACCGCGAGCCCGGCCGCGGCCCAGCCCGTGGTGCGGTCCATCTCCGTGGTCAGGCTCGCGGACGACGCCCCGTCCGCCCCGGCGGCCGCGGCGCCCGGGGACGGAGCGCCCGGGGCGGGCTCCGCCCCCGGCTCCGGCGCGGCCCCGCCGCTTGCCCGCAGGGCGGCGAGCCGGCGGCGCCGGTGCTCGCCGTAGACGACGAGCGCCACCCCGACGGCCAGCTTCACCCCGAGCGCGGCCGCGGACGGCGGCGACCTCGGGGGCGGCGGCTGGCCACCGGTCAGGAGCAGCACGATGGCGATGACCAGGACCAGACAGGCCAGCCAGCTCAGCAGGAAGACCAGCCCCTTGCGCGCCCCGCCGGTCGACGCGACCACCAGCACGAAGGCCATGAGGGGCAGCGGGTCGAGCGTGATCGCCAGGGCGATGAGCAGCAGGTCGAGCACCATGGGGGACCCCAACCGGTCGGAACACCACGAGGGTAGGCAGCGGACGCGCCGACGACATCTCGGACGGCGTCGCGTGACGGCCGCGGGCGGACGGGCGCGGCGGCGGCGCACACCCCGGCGTCGCCCGTCCGGGTCCGTCCAGCGCGCGGGGCGGGCGGGGGCTTGAGGCAATGGGAGTCGTACCGCCACCGACCGCGCCGGAGGCCCCCGTGACCGAGCCGCCCGTCCCCGAGTCCCCGGGCCCGGAAGAACGCGACGCCACGGACGTACGCGACGCCACGGCACCCGGCGGGAGGGGCGGTACCGGCGCGGGCGGGGCACGGCCGCACGGGGGCGGGGCCGCCGGACGGGCCGCGCGGAGCACCGCCTCCGCCGTGCTGATCGTGCTGACCTGCATCCTGGTGCCCGTCGCGCTGCTCGCCACCTGGGTGCACGACATCGCGCTCGACACCGACCGCTACGTGGCGACGGTCGAGCCGCTGGCCACCGACCCCGCTGTCCAGGACGCGGCGGTCCACCGGATCACCGAGGCCGTCGGCGCCCACGTGAACGGTCCGCAGGTCGCCTCGGACATCGCCTCCTGGCTGCAGTCCCAGGGCCTGCCGCCGCGCGCCGCCGACGCGCTCAGCCGGCTGGGGCCGCAGATCGACTCCGCCGTGGACCAGGCCGTCACCAGGATCGCCACCCGAGTGGTGCACAGCGACGCCTTCGCGACCGTGTGGACCGACGCCAACCGCGCCGCCCACAACGCCGTCGTGCACGCCCTGACCGGCAAGGGCCGCGGCGCGGTCGGCATCAGCGACGGCACGGTCACCCTGGACGTGGGGACGGCCGTCGACCGGGTCAAACAGCAACTGGTCGACGCGGGCCTGAAACCCGCCGCCAAGATCCCCCAGGTGAACAAGCAGCTGGTGCTGTTCCAATCCGACGAACTCGCCAAGTTCCGCAAGGCGGCACGCCTCCTCGACATCGTCGGGAACTGGTTCCCGGTGATCGTCGTCCTCCTCGGCGTCGCCGGCGTCTTCCTGGCCCACCGGCGGCGCCGGGCCCTGGCGCGCACCGCGCTCGGCGCCGCCTTCGCCTGCCTGGTGGTGGCCGTCGCCCTGATCGTGGCCCGCCACTACTACCTCGACCACCTGCCGCCCCAGGTGCAGTCCAAGGCGGCGGCCTCGGCCGTCTTCGACACCCTGCTGCGCTTCCTGCGGGTCAGCCTGCGCACGGGCATCGTCCTCGGTGTGGTCATCGCGCTGGGCGCCTACTTCGTCGGGCCGGGACGGCTGCCGGTCGCCGTCCGGGGCGCCTCCGACCAGACCGCCGACTCCGCCGCCCGCTGGGCCGCCGCCCACCACGTCACCACCGGCCGCGTCGGCGCCTGGGCGCTGGCCTACCGCCGGGCCGCCACCCTCGGCGTCCTGCTGATCATCGCCCTGGTCTTCGCGCTCTGGAACCATCCGACGGTGCTCACCGTCCTGCTGCTGGTCCTCGTCCTGCTCGCCGTCCTGGCCGTGCTCGCCCTGCTGGCGGCCAGTGGCCGCGCCCAGCTCGACGCGGGCCGCCGGACCGCACCCGGCACGCCCCGCGACGGGGTCTGACACCGGCTCCGGGCAGGGGGCTGGGGCGGGCCCCCGCCGAGCGGTGCCGGGCGGCCTGCGGAACCTGAGGAACATATGGGGCGAAAAGGTGGCCCGACCGTCCCTGTGCGAACCGGGCCGTTATCAGCGATGCTGATCGAGTAGTGCGCCGTCCATGGCCCCGAGGGACAGGGGTGGTGACCTGTGGTTGCACAGCACGACGAGACGCGGGAACCGGCCGTCGCTTACGTCGATCCGCTCGGAGAGCCGTACCTGCAGACACGGTTCGCCCTGCCGGTACGGCCGGCGACCTTCCTGCGCCGCCCGCGGCTCGCCGCCCATCTGGACCGTGCCCTTCGGACACCGCTGACGATGGTCAACGGCTCGGCCGGGGCGGGCAAGACCCTGCTGGTCGCGGACTGGGCCGCCGGGCTCGGACAGCCGGTCGCCTGGTTCACCAACGAGGCCGGCGACCAGGGCGGCGGGATGTTCTGGGCCTATGTGCTCCAGGCCCTGCGCGCCGCCTGCGTACCGCTGTCCGCCGAGGTCGGCTGCCCCGCCGACGCCAACCGCGTCGACCACCGGCTGCTGGCCCGCCTCGCCGACGAGCTGAGCGGCCTGGAACGGCCCGCCCTGCTCGTCCTCGACGAGTTCGACCGGGTGACCACCCCGGGCACGGCGGAACAGCTGGGGTTCGTCCTCCAGCACGCCGGCGCGGGACTGCGCCTGATCCTCGTCACCCGCACCGAGCCGCTGCTGCCGCTGCACCGCTACCGGACCGCCGGGACCATGACCGAGATCCGGGACGCCGAACTGGCCTTCACCGCCGAGGAGGCGGCCGAGTTCCTCGACCTGCACGGACTGCGGCTCAGCGCCGAGGCCACCCGCGCCCTGGTGGAGCGCACCCGGGGCTGGGCCGCCGGCCTGCGCCTGTGCGCCATGGCCGCCCAGGAGGACCCCGACCCCGAGGGCTACCTGAAGGACTTCGAGGCGGGCCGCAGCACGGTCGCCGACTTCCTCCTCGCCGAAGTGCTCAAACGGCAGCCGCCCCACACCCAGGACCTGCTGCTGCGGGTCAGTGTCGTCGAGCGCTTCTGCCCCGGCCTGGTGACCGCGCTGACCGGCCGTGACGGGGTCGAGTCCGTCCTCGCCGAACTGCACGGCCAGAACGCCTTCGTGGAGGACCTCGGGCACTCCTGGTACCGGCTGCACCCGCTGTTCGGCGAGATCCTCCGGGCCCACCTGCGGGTCCGCTCGCCCGGGCTCGAACCGGAACTCCACCGGCGGGCCGCCCGATGGCTGCGGGCCTCCGGCTGTCTGCCCGAGGCCCTCGGGCACGGCGCCGCCGCCGGCGACTGGGACTTCACCGCCCGCGCCCTCGTCGACGACCTCGCCATCGGCCAGCTCTTCACCGGCCTGCGCGCGGACGACCTCGCCGAGCTGTTCTCCCACATGGGACCCGAGGTCACCAGCGCGGCGGCGGACCTGGTGCGCGCGGCCCGCGACCTGTCCGACCGCGACGTCGACCGCGGCCTCGCCCATCTGCGCCGGGCCGAGGAACGCATGGCCGCGCAGACGCCCGACGCGGCCGGGCGGCTCAGCTGCGTCCTGCTGGAGTCCCTGGTGGCCCGGCTCACCGGTGCGCCGGGCCGGGCCGAGGCGGCCCTGGCCACGGCCGAGGAACTGCGCGGCGAGGTGCCCGCCCAACTCCTCGACAAGCACCCCGAGGTCATCGCCCTGCTGCTCACCCACCTGGGCTCGACCCGGCTGTGGGCCGGCCGCCTCGACGAGGCGAGCACCGCCCTGTCCGAGGCGGCCGAGTGCCCCGGCGGAGCCTCCACGGCGCTGCCCCGGGAGGACTCCCTCGGGCACCTGGCCCTGATCGACTACCTGAACGGCTGGCTCGACCGGGCCGAGCGCAAGGCGCGGGCGGCGCTCAGCGAGACGGAGCAGTTCGGGCTGACCCATCCCCCGGGTTCCGGGCTCGGGCACCTGGTGCTCGCGGCCGTGGCCGTGGACCGGGACGACCTCGGGCAGGCCCAGACCCTGCTGGACGAGGCGCCCGGCCCCGGCACCGGCCCGCCCGACCCGGTGACCGCCGCCGGCCGGTCCCTCGCCACGGCCCGGCTGCTGCTGGCCCGCGGCGAGCCCGGGGCCGCGGTGGCCGCGGCCGACCCGGCCGTACCGGCCCTCGTGGCCTCCCCCTGGGCCGAGGCCCACACCGCGCTGGCCGCCTCCGCCGCCCACCTGGCCGAGGGCCGGCCGGACAGCGCCGCGAAGGTGCTCGACGACGTGTCCTGCGACGGGGAGCCCGCCCTCGTGGCGGAGATCGCCTGGGCCCGGCTCGCCGCCGGCGACCGCGACTCCGCGATCGGGCTGCTCGACGGGCTGCACCCGCGTGCCCGCACCGGCCCCGGGGTGACGGTCCGGGCCGCGCTGGTGCGCGCGCGGGCCGCCCACGAGGCCGGTGACGTGGCCACCGCCCGCAAGCTGCTCGCCCGGGCCCTGCTGGAGGCACGGCGCGAGCACCTGCGCCGCCCCTTCCTCGACGCCGGGCCGCGCATCCGCCACCTGCTGGACGCGCCGCCCCTCCAGGCCCTGGCCGCGGGCTGGCTCACCCCCGACGGCACCGCGCCGCACACCGGACCGGGCACGGCCGCCGAGCCCGCGACGCTGGTCGTCGAGGAGCTGAGCGGCCGCGAGCGCGAGGTGCTGCGGCGGCTGGCGCAGATGATGTCCACCGAGGAGATCGCCGCCGACCTGTACGTCTCGGTGAACACGGTGAAGACGCACCTCAAGAGCGTCTACCGCAAGCTCGGCGTGAACCGGCGCGCCGACGCGGTCCGCCGGGCCCGCGAGCGCGGGATCCTGTGACCCCCGACGCCCGGGCCCGGGGAGCGGCCCGCGGCCGGTTCACCTGTGCCGGGTGAGGTCCGCCGCCCCGGCGCGGCGCAGTCTCGTAGACGAGACCGCAGCCGGCCCGCGGCGGGAGAACGGGACATGCGCTACGAGATCCGCGTCGATGGACTCATGTCGGAGACCCTCACCAGGGCCTTCCCGGAGCTGGAGCACGTCATGATGTCCGGCCAGACGGTCCTGTTCGGGCCCGTCGTCGACGAGGCGCACCTGTACGGCCTGCTGATCCGCTGCCAGTCGCTGGGCCTGCGGGTGGTGGAGATGCGGCAACTGCCGGAGTGAGCCCGCCGCCGCCCGCACGGCTCCTCCCGGAAGCTCCCCCCTCTCCCCTCCCCCCTTTCCCCGCTACGTCGTCACAGCCCGGCGGCCTCCACCCGGCCCGTCCGTACCGCCTCGCGGAGCGCCGCGAAGTCGCGGTCGTTCTGGTCGGCGTACGCCTGTGCGAACCGGGTCAGCGCCCGGTCGAAGCGGTCGCCGCGCCCCAGGTAGGCGGCGATGGCCACCGGGTCCCCGGAGCGGGCGTGGGCCCGCGCCAGCGAGGCACCGCAGACCTGCGCGAAGAGACGGAGCAGGTCCGGGTCCATGGTGTCCGGGCGGGCGATGCCCTTCCAGTCGCGCAGCTGGCGCACGTAGAAGTCCCGGCCCCGCCCGTCCAAACCCACCACGCGCGTCCAGCCGAGGAAGATGTCGCTGGTGGTCTGCATGAGCCGCTGCCCGGTCACCACCCTGCGGCCCTGGTTGTCGTACCGCTCGCCGCCCGTGTGCGCCGCGAGGACCGACTCCTGCGCCTCCTTGGCCTGCAGCAGCAGCGGATCGTCGTCGTCCCGCCCGAGCAGGAGCAGGATCCAGCAGCGGGTGCCGACGCTGCCCACGCCCACCACCTTGCGCGCCGCGTCCACCGGACGGTAGTGGCGCAGCAGATGCCGACGGTCCGCGGGCAGCGACCGGGCGTACCCTTCCAGCACCGTCCGCAGCTCCTTGTCCTCGGCTTCCGCGCCGTACCCGCGGTGCTCCCCGTTCCCCCCGGCCGGAAGGCCGTCGCGCAGCTCGCGCAGGTCTCGCAGCGGCACGATCAGCGGCGGGTCCGCCGCGATCCGCCGGCCCGCGGAGGTGAGCCGGGTCAGCTTGGCGTACGCCTCCACGTGGGTGCGGGACCGGGCGCGCGCCGTCGCCTCGGCCGTACGGCGGCGGGCCGCCCGGCCCATCGAGGAGGCCAGCAGCTCCCGCATCCGGTCGGCGGAGTCCTGGGCGTACCAGACGTCGAGCACCCGGGCGCCGGCGAACTCCCGCATCCGTTCCCGGTACGCACGCACGCACGCGCGCACCGCCCCGTCCTGCTCCGCGGCCGGGAACCCGTTGGCGCGCGCCGCGATGACGAAGCTGGCCGCGAGCCGCTTGACGTCCCACTCGAAGGGACCCGGGAACGTCTCGTCGAAGTCGTTGAGGTCGAAGACCAGGCGGCGCTCCGGTGAGGCCAGCAGCCGGAAGTTCAACAGATGGGCGTCCCCGCACAGTTGGACCCGCAGCCCGGTGTCGGGCAGGGCGCCGAGGTCCGCCGCCATCACCGCGGCCGCCCCCCGGTAGAAGCGGAAGGGGGATTCGAGCATGCGGGCGTAGCGGACGGGCACCAACTCCGGCAGCCGGGTGGCCGACTGACGCTCCAGCACCTCGACCACGTCGGGGCGCCGGGGCGCGGGCGCGAACTCCGCGTGACCCGAACGCGGCACCCGGGTACGGGCGTTCCGGCCGTAGGCCACCCGGTCGGCCACCGGTGAGGCGACGGTGAGGGCACTCGGTGCGGTCATCATGCACGCTCCTGTCCGGCGGCCCGCCGGTCGCCGGGGGACCCGGCCCGCACGGGGGCGGGCGGGCCGCGGACCGCCCCCGCAGCAACCCCACCGCCACGGGCGGCCGGAGGGATCACCCGTGGGGGGTGACCCGCCGCACCCCGGGAGCGCGCGACGCTGTGCGGGTGAGGGGTCCGCACACGCCGCCCCCGCCGGCGGTCCGGAGCGGCCCGTTCGATCACGCGAGGAGGAGCCATGACCGAGTCGCGTGGTCCGGCACCGCGTACCGGACCGCCGTACCAGTCCCCGGGGCCGGGCACCGGCCCCGGGGACCCCGTGGCCGCCGTCGCCCGCTCGTGGACCTGGATCCTGGGGTCGGCCGTCGTCACGCTCGTACCCGGGGTGCTGATCCTCGTCTGGCCCGACGAGACGCTGCACGTCCTGGCCGTCGTCATCGGCCTCTACCTGCTGCTCGCCGGCGCGTTCCGGTTCGTCACGGCCTTCGGCCGGGAGGGACACGGCGAACGCCTCGCGGCCGTGTCCGTCGGCGTGCTGTTCGTGCTGGCCGGCGTGCTCTGCCTGCGCCACCCGCTGCAGACCGTCGCCGCGCTGTCGCTGATCGTCGGCCTCACCTGGCTGGTGTCCGGCATCCTCACCCTCTACGCGGCGATCACCACCGAGGACCTGCCGCACCGTGCCGTCGTCCTGGGCACCGCGCTGCTCGGCATCGTCGCCGGGATCGTGGTGCTGGCCCTGCCCACCGAGTCGGCCCGGGCCCTGACCCGGCTGCTCGGCCTGTGGCTCGTGCTGCTCGGCCTGGTCGAGCTGGTGCTCGCCTTCGCCTGGCGGTCCGCGCTGCGCCGTGCCGCCGTCCCACCGGACCCGGAGTCCGGACCGGCCCCGGCCGACGCGCCCGGCCCGCCGTTCTGACCCGGCGCCGCCACGATCACCCGCCTCGGGTGAGGCCGCTGCCGACCCGCCGTGCGCACGCTGGGACCGGCAGAGACCGGCCTGCCGGAACGCGCCGCGGCCCGCGGCGCACGGCCGGGCCGGAGCCCCGCAACGGAGGAGTGAAATGAGCGCACCGACCTACCTCGCGTACGACTATCCACTGCTGAGCGCCTTCTGGACGATGCTGTGGTTCTTCCTCTGGGTCCTGTGGTTCATCCTGCTGTTCCGCGTCATCTTCGACGTCTTCCGCGACGACGACATGAGCGGGTGGGCCAAGGCCGGCTGGCTGGTCTTCGTCGTCCTGGTGCCGTTCCTCGGCGTCCTCGTCTACGTCATCGCCCGCGGCCGGGGCATGGGGAAGCGGGAGATCGCGCAGGCGCGCGCGCAGCAGCAGGCCTTCGACTCCTACGTCCGTGAGGCCGCGCAGGGCTCGGGCCCGGTCAGCAGTGTCGACGAACTCGCCAGGCTCTCCGAGATCAGGGCCCGCGGCGACATCACCGACGAGGAGTTCCGCAGGGCGAAGGAGCTGGTCCTCAGCGGCGCCGGACAGGCGCGGCAGCCGGGCACGGCGCCCACCTCGCCCGCGTCACCCACGTCGTCCACGCACACGCACTGAGCACCACCCACGTCAACGAATCGAGGGAGCCGTATGAGCACGACGAACCGCACCCGCGCGCGGACCGAGTCCGCCGGACAGCAGTGGGCCTTCGGCCTGACCGCCTTCGCAGGCGTCATGCTCCTGCTCACCGGGCTGCTGTCGATCTTCCGGGGCATCATGGCGATCGCCCAGGACGACGTCTTCGTCACCACCCCGAACTACGTGTTCAAGTTCGACCTGACCAGCTGGGGCTGGATCCACCTGGCCCTCGGCGTCATCGCGGTGATCGTCAGCTTCGGCCTGTTCCAGCCCGCGCTGTGGGCCCGGATCGCCGGTGTGGGCATCGCCGGGCTGGTGATCATCGCCAACTTCCTCTCCCTGCCGTACTACCCGGTGTGGTCCGTCGTGATGGTCGCGGTCTCCGGCTTCATCATCTGGGCCCTGTGCGTGGTCCGGAGGGACGACGACACGGCCATGGCTCCGTAACGGACGGCGAAGGAGAGCACATGGACCGGTATCCGCCCATCGCGGAGCACGGGATGGTGGGCGACCTCCAGACGGCGGCCCTGGTCTCCTCGGCCGGGACCGTCGACTGGTGGTGCACACCCCGCTTCGACTCACCGAGTGTCTTCGGCTCGCTCCTGGACAGCGAGCGGGGCGGCCACTGCCGGCTGGCGGCGGAACACCCGCCCGGCGACGGCATGTCGGTCCGGCAGCTCTACCTGTCCGACACGGCGCTGCTGATCACCCGGTTCATGGGACCCGGCGGGGTCGGCGAGGTCGCCGACTTCATGGAGCCCCTCGACTCCCCGACGCCCTCCGACCGGCACCGCCTGATCAGGGTCGTCCGGGTGGTGCGCGGCAGCCTGCCGTTCGCCTTCGGCTGCCGACCGCGCTTCGACTACGGGCGCGCCCGGCACACCCTCGCCCTCACCGACCACCACACGGCGGTCCAGCACGGGCCGGGTCTCGACCTCCACGTCCAGACCACGACCGGGATCCCGCTGCGGGCCGACGGCGACGACCTCACCGCACGGTTCATCCTGCACGCGGGAGAGGCGGCCGCCGTCGTCCTGACCAGCACGGCCCAGGGCGCGGCGGCCCCGCCCGCCCCGTCCCTGCAGGCCGTCGCCGAGGACCTGGAGCAGTGCCGCGGCTTCTGGCAGAACTGGCTGCGCTCCTGCACCTACCGCGGACGCTGGCAGGACATGGTGAACCGCTCGGCGATCACCCTGAAGCTGCTCACCTACGCGCCCAGCGGCGCCCCCGTCGCGGCGGCCACCATGGGCCTGCCCGAACAGGTCGGCGGCGAGCGCAACTGGGACTACCGCTACACCTGGATCCGGGACGCCTCGCTGTCCGTCGGCGCCCTGATCGACCTGGGCTTCGAGGCGGAGGCGTACGCCTTCCGCCGCTGGCTGCGCGACCGGGTGGAGGCCGGCGGCACCGCCTCGGGCGACCCGCTGCAGATCATGTACCGGGTGGACGGCGACCCCCATCTGACCGAGGAGGTCCTCGACCACTGGGAGGGCTACCGGGGATCACGGCCGGTACGGGCCGGCAACGCGGCGGCCGACCAGCTCCAGCTCGACATCTACGGCGAGGCATGCGAAGCCCTGCTGGTCGGCGGGGACATCGGCGCGGTGCGCGGCTGGAAGGCGCTGCGCGACGTCCTGGACTGGCTGGCCGACCACTGGGACCGGGCGGACGAGGGCATCTGGGAGACCCGCGGAGGCCGGCAGAACTTCACCTACAGCCGGCTGATGACGTGGGTGGCGTTCGACCGGGGCATCCGGGCGGCCACCCGCTTCTCCCGTCCGGCCGACGTGGAGCGCTGGCGGGAGATCCGGGACACGGTCTTCCGGCAGATCGTCGAGCGCGGCTGG
Above is a genomic segment from Streptomyces collinus Tu 365 containing:
- a CDS encoding SHOCT domain-containing protein; the protein is MSAPTYLAYDYPLLSAFWTMLWFFLWVLWFILLFRVIFDVFRDDDMSGWAKAGWLVFVVLVPFLGVLVYVIARGRGMGKREIAQARAQQQAFDSYVREAAQGSGPVSSVDELARLSEIRARGDITDEEFRRAKELVLSGAGQARQPGTAPTSPASPTSSTHTH
- a CDS encoding glycoside hydrolase family 15 protein codes for the protein MDRYPPIAEHGMVGDLQTAALVSSAGTVDWWCTPRFDSPSVFGSLLDSERGGHCRLAAEHPPGDGMSVRQLYLSDTALLITRFMGPGGVGEVADFMEPLDSPTPSDRHRLIRVVRVVRGSLPFAFGCRPRFDYGRARHTLALTDHHTAVQHGPGLDLHVQTTTGIPLRADGDDLTARFILHAGEAAAVVLTSTAQGAAAPPAPSLQAVAEDLEQCRGFWQNWLRSCTYRGRWQDMVNRSAITLKLLTYAPSGAPVAAATMGLPEQVGGERNWDYRYTWIRDASLSVGALIDLGFEAEAYAFRRWLRDRVEAGGTASGDPLQIMYRVDGDPHLTEEVLDHWEGYRGSRPVRAGNAAADQLQLDIYGEACEALLVGGDIGAVRGWKALRDVLDWLADHWDRADEGIWETRGGRQNFTYSRLMTWVAFDRGIRAATRFSRPADVERWREIRDTVFRQIVERGWHEKRKAFVQHFDTDVLDASLLLMPRVGFLSPHDPDWITTLDAMDQELVSDSLVYRYDPAASPDGLRGSEGTFNLCSFFYVEALARSGRLLQARHAFDKMLTYANHVGLFAEEIGPSGEQLGNFPQAFTHLSLISAAMALDEELARTTPRRRTGGTRHPVIHGFRVPAEAADAGAAGTGADGAEYGSGDGGAEGGRTPDGNGGRGG
- a CDS encoding DUF7144 family membrane protein — its product is MSTTNRTRARTESAGQQWAFGLTAFAGVMLLLTGLLSIFRGIMAIAQDDVFVTTPNYVFKFDLTSWGWIHLALGVIAVIVSFGLFQPALWARIAGVGIAGLVIIANFLSLPYYPVWSVVMVAVSGFIIWALCVVRRDDDTAMAP
- a CDS encoding DUF6325 family protein — encoded protein: MDVEEMGPVDYLVIEFPGNRMTGEAFPLLVDLAERGIVRIIDLAFVRKETDGSVVALELRDLGDEIDLTVFEGASAGVLDQSDIDEAGTALEPGNSAAVLVYENLWAAPLARALRRSGAQLVASGRIPVQALLAALDATEETVPPGGSAAA
- a CDS encoding DUF2252 domain-containing protein, with product MTAPSALTVASPVADRVAYGRNARTRVPRSGHAEFAPAPRRPDVVEVLERQSATRLPELVPVRYARMLESPFRFYRGAAAVMAADLGALPDTGLRVQLCGDAHLLNFRLLASPERRLVFDLNDFDETFPGPFEWDVKRLAASFVIAARANGFPAAEQDGAVRACVRAYRERMREFAGARVLDVWYAQDSADRMRELLASSMGRAARRRTAEATARARSRTHVEAYAKLTRLTSAGRRIAADPPLIVPLRDLRELRDGLPAGGNGEHRGYGAEAEDKELRTVLEGYARSLPADRRHLLRHYRPVDAARKVVGVGSVGTRCWILLLLGRDDDDPLLLQAKEAQESVLAAHTGGERYDNQGRRVVTGQRLMQTTSDIFLGWTRVVGLDGRGRDFYVRQLRDWKGIARPDTMDPDLLRLFAQVCGASLARAHARSGDPVAIAAYLGRGDRFDRALTRFAQAYADQNDRDFAALREAVRTGRVEAAGL
- a CDS encoding SHOCT domain-containing protein, which produces MPGLLRGVARTAVVAGTATAVSNRVSRRQAGRWAQQDYAQQQQYDQQQYDQQQAYAQPQAPDPAVPPPPAADEMTEKIDQLKQLADLKAQGVLTEEEFAEQKRRLLG
- a CDS encoding LuxR C-terminal-related transcriptional regulator, whose translation is MVAQHDETREPAVAYVDPLGEPYLQTRFALPVRPATFLRRPRLAAHLDRALRTPLTMVNGSAGAGKTLLVADWAAGLGQPVAWFTNEAGDQGGGMFWAYVLQALRAACVPLSAEVGCPADANRVDHRLLARLADELSGLERPALLVLDEFDRVTTPGTAEQLGFVLQHAGAGLRLILVTRTEPLLPLHRYRTAGTMTEIRDAELAFTAEEAAEFLDLHGLRLSAEATRALVERTRGWAAGLRLCAMAAQEDPDPEGYLKDFEAGRSTVADFLLAEVLKRQPPHTQDLLLRVSVVERFCPGLVTALTGRDGVESVLAELHGQNAFVEDLGHSWYRLHPLFGEILRAHLRVRSPGLEPELHRRAARWLRASGCLPEALGHGAAAGDWDFTARALVDDLAIGQLFTGLRADDLAELFSHMGPEVTSAAADLVRAARDLSDRDVDRGLAHLRRAEERMAAQTPDAAGRLSCVLLESLVARLTGAPGRAEAALATAEELRGEVPAQLLDKHPEVIALLLTHLGSTRLWAGRLDEASTALSEAAECPGGASTALPREDSLGHLALIDYLNGWLDRAERKARAALSETEQFGLTHPPGSGLGHLVLAAVAVDRDDLGQAQTLLDEAPGPGTGPPDPVTAAGRSLATARLLLARGEPGAAVAAADPAVPALVASPWAEAHTALAASAAHLAEGRPDSAAKVLDDVSCDGEPALVAEIAWARLAAGDRDSAIGLLDGLHPRARTGPGVTVRAALVRARAAHEAGDVATARKLLARALLEARREHLRRPFLDAGPRIRHLLDAPPLQALAAGWLTPDGTAPHTGPGTAAEPATLVVEELSGREREVLRRLAQMMSTEEIAADLYVSVNTVKTHLKSVYRKLGVNRRADAVRRARERGIL
- a CDS encoding HdeD family acid-resistance protein, whose translation is MTESRGPAPRTGPPYQSPGPGTGPGDPVAAVARSWTWILGSAVVTLVPGVLILVWPDETLHVLAVVIGLYLLLAGAFRFVTAFGREGHGERLAAVSVGVLFVLAGVLCLRHPLQTVAALSLIVGLTWLVSGILTLYAAITTEDLPHRAVVLGTALLGIVAGIVVLALPTESARALTRLLGLWLVLLGLVELVLAFAWRSALRRAAVPPDPESGPAPADAPGPPF
- a CDS encoding GAP family protein, with the translated sequence MVLDLLLIALAITLDPLPLMAFVLVVASTGGARKGLVFLLSWLACLVLVIAIVLLLTGGQPPPPRSPPSAAALGVKLAVGVALVVYGEHRRRRLAALRASGGAAPEPGAEPAPGAPSPGAAAAGADGASSASLTTEMDRTTGWAAAGLAVLLQPWGLVAAGATTVVEADTSHLASWFALFGFCVLATASLLAVELYVVFSPTAARARLLALRAWMERHSEQAVVALCLLLGFWLVGKSIYQLTG